Within the Marixanthomonas sp. SCSIO 43207 genome, the region ACCTTCTGAAATAAAAGCAGAAGAATATGATGTAATTTATTATGCAGGTGGTCACGGTACTATGTGGGATTTTCCTAACAACGAGGAGCTTTCAAGCATTGCTACTACTATTTATGAAAAAGACGGGATAGTGAGTGCAGTATGCCACGGCCCATCTGGATTGGTAAATATTAAACTTTCTAATGGAAAATACTTAGTTGATGGTAAAAATCTAAGTGTTTTTACCAATGAAGAAGAAGAGAACGTAGGCTTAACAGAAGTGGTGCCTTTCCTACTAGAAGACAAGCTACAATCACGTGGTGCAACAATAATTAAAGCCGATATGTGGCAAGAAAAAGTAAGTGTTGACGAACGCTTAGTTACAGGGCAAAACCCTGCATCTGCCGGATTGGTTGCAAAAAAAGTTGTTGAGCTAATTAAAAACAATTAATAAACCTACTAATTTTAATAATTGTGTTTTAAGTTTAAAAAAAGCCTTTTTCGAAAGGCTTTTTTTATTGGAGAGGAATTTTAATTACCGTCTCTACCCCTTTGTTATTTTCTTTGTTTCTCACTTCAAAGAAGTAATCATTTCCGTAGAGGTTGTGCAACCTATCGTTAATATTTGACAACCCAACTCCCTGTTTTAGTAAAAGATGATGTTTTTTATTTAAAAGAGCACCGTCATTTTCAATCACCATTATCAATTGATTTTTTGAAGAAGAAATGGTAATATGCACTTGTAAATCTGTATGATTATAATCATACCCGTGTTTTACAGAATTTTCAATAATAGGCTGCAATAAGAGACTGGGTACTTTTTTTGATAACAAGCTTTCATCTATGTCTTTGGTAATGGTTAATTGTTCAGAAAATCTAACTTTTACAATATTTATGTAATGATCTACAATACGAAGTTCTTTCTTTAAGGTAATTCTATTGTTTTCATTATCATATAATATTTCTCTAAGAAAATCACTTAAATCTGCAATGGTGTCTTTTGCCTTGTTTGCGTCTAAATCTGTTAAAACAGCTATTGAGTTGAGAGTATTGAACAAAAAATGTGGTTGTAATTGTGATGAGAGCATTTTCATCCGGGTATTGACCAATTGCACTTCAAGTTTACTTTGTTTTTTCTCAGCTTTTTTTACTTCTTTTACGTAGTAATAGGTGTAAATCATAAACACCATCGCAAAATAGATTAGAAAATTTAAATCTATAACATACATAAATCTAAACATACTCCCTTCTATATCATATTCAGCAAATCGTAACTTTCCTACAAGAATTAAATAAAAATCAAACAACAACCGTATCACCAAACCAATTAAAAGAGAGAACACGATATGTGTTGAAATAATTTTTACCCAAGAATAGTTTTTTCTTAAAAACCGTTTGGTGCTTATTGCTATCAAGGTCATATACCCTACTACAATGATAAAGTCAAACAACAGATTATCTACTAAAAACTGTTTCCAAGAAATTACATCCATTTTTTCCATCCCTATTGATTGCATATAAATTGTTTTTACAATCAAAACAACATCAAAAAGAGCGTAAAAACCGGCTAGTAAAAGCACCAGTTTTACATCTATATATTTACTATTTGGGATAGAAAGTCTCATTATATGCCTAGTTTTTCTAAAAATTCTTTTTTATGAGATTTGCTTATACGCACCAATGTATCATTGGTCATTTTTGCATCAATTTCTGAAAAATCTGAATGTATAATCTCTTTCACGTGAGCTATATTCACAATACTTGATCTATGAATACGTACAAATGAATGGTTTTCCAAAAGTTGGTGCAAATTGGTTAAAGACTCTCTTAAAACATACTTTTTTTCTTCTGTAAAAAGCTCAGCGTAACATCCTGAAGCTTTTATATACATTATATTCTCCGGACTTAACAAAACTGTCTTATTACCTTGTTTAACGGGCAATTTGAGTTGGTTGATTCCATTTTCAGACTTTAATTTATAGAGATTAAAAAGTTCAATAATTCGTTTTTCAAAATTTGAATTGGCTTCATTCTTTGATATTTTAAGAACCTTTTCTATGGTTCTAAAAAAACGTTCGTCTTTAAAAGGTTTCAGTAAAAAATCAAATGCATCAACGTCAAAGGCTTTTAAGGCATAGTTATCATAAGCAGTTACAAAAATGACTATGGGTTTTGATTCTGTTTGTATTTTTTGAAGCACTTCAAAACCGTTCATATCTTTCATGTTAATATCTAAAAAAATGAGATCAGGTTTCAGAGTGTTTATTTCTGAAATTGCTGTTTTACCATTTGAGCATTGACCGCTCACTTCAACTTCGGGAACTTTATTAAGTAATCCCAAAACCCTCTTGCGAGCAAGTTCTTCATCATCTATAACGAGTGCTTTCATCTTGTTAAGGTACTGAAATTCTTTAATTTGAATTGAATTACCGGTATTGAAATAGTTCTTTTTAAAAATAAATACCGTTTTAAACAGCGGTTAATAAAGGTTTTATTAACTAATAACAGACCACCAGCTTCTATACCCAATGGCCTGTTATTTATTAAAAATGGAAGGTTTTAATTAACGGCTACACCTATTCCTTGATCTCTTGCGTCAATTTTTAGGCTTTGTCTTTTATTGCCATTTTCTAGTTTTACACGATAAAAAGCTTTTACAAGTAAATCACCTTTTGTTTTTGCATTGTATTTTGTTTTTACCAAAGTCCATCCTTGGTAGGTACTATGCATATCTTGACGTAATGCTAATGGTAAAACAACATTTTTAAAATTTTGCTGGGTTTTTAAAAGGTTGCCGTTTTGATCAAAATCTGCTTTTAAATAACCGTCTTTACTTTTTAAAGTAACAATATAAGAGTCAAATTTTTTGTTTTCCGACGCATCTATTACTTTTTGAATGTCAAAATGAGCATTCATAAATGCAATTGGGTCTTCTGCAAATTGACCGTTAAAACGTTCATTTACGTTGTATGAAAAACTATCTTCTTGTTCAATTGTTGATAGGTTAAAAGGTGCGTAAGTTAATTCTGTTGGGTCTAGTTCCATTACTTCTTGCGCACTCAAGATTGTTACACTTAAGCATAAAACTGCGCTAATTATTAAAGTTTTCATGATGAATAATTTTAAGGGTTTAAAGGTTTTATAAGTTGATAAATCATTGTACAATTTGATTTTATTAACTCTAAATTACTCAATATTAATACTTAAAATTTGCAAATGATGTGAACAGCTAAGTTTTGCTATTAAAATCCTTAAAAAGTGAAGTGAATGTATGGACAGTGTAAAAAAATGAGAAGACTACATAATGCGTCGTGCTTCTACAAAGGCATTGTTCCAGTAATTTTCATCAAGCGATGAAATGATTACACCTCTAGAAGTTGTAGAATGAATAAACTTGAGTATGCCTCTTCTAGATTCAACAACCAAACCTACGTGATTAATGTTTCTATGAGTTTTGCTGGTTTGAAAAAACAACAAATCACCTTCTGCAACGTCTCTTAAAGAAATACGTTTTCCTTGTTTGGCCATATCACGAGAGACTCTTGGTAGTAGAATATCTTCATTTTTAAAAGAAGTATATATCAACCCTGAACAATCCATACCCCGTTTTGTAGTTCCGCCAAATTTGTAACGAGTACCTTCAAACGTTTTTGCAAAACCTACAATTTTTTGAGCTTTATTAGGCCGTACTACTTCTTTACTATTACTACTATTACCTATTACATTTTTATTTTTTGACACCGAACGAGAAGAACCACAGGAAATCAATGTAATGGCAAGACCTAAGATTAGTAAAAACTTTTTCATAGTAGATTTGGTTTCACTAAAAATAACTAATTTTTTTAAAAATTATTTTTATAATGCTTCAATAATTAATTGAGCTGTTTTTTTACTAGCTCCTTTTCCTCCTAATTTTTGCTCAAGGTCATAATAGTCAAGAAATAAAACCGCTCGATTATAATCATCCAAAATGTTTGTCAATTCTTCTTTTAATCGTTTGGTGGTAAAGTCTGTTTGAATCAACTCTGTCACAGCTTCTTTATCCAAAATTAAATTGACCAATGAAATATAATCTAGATTAATAACGCGTTTTGCAATTTCATATGAAATGCGACTTCCTTTATAACAAACCACTTGCGGGACCTTGTATAAAGCTGTTTCTAGCGTTGCCGTGCCTGAGGTAACTAATGCAGCGTGTGAAATGCTCAACAAGTCATACGTTTTATTCAATAGTAAATGCACATTTTGTTTTTTCAAAAAGGGCTTGTAAAATGACGCATCTTGACTTGGAGCACCAGCAATGACAAATTGAAATTCAGAAAAATCTTCAACTACGCTTAACATTACCTTGAGCATTTTTGAAATTTCTTGCTTTCTACTTCCCGGAAGTAATGCAATTATAGGACGATCATCTAGCTGGTGTTGTGTTTTAAAAGAAGCTGGATCTACTTGTGTACGTTGTGCAATTTCATCAATTAAAGGATGCCCAACAAAATGAACCGGAAAGTCGTGTTTATTTTCATAAAACTCCTTTTCAAATGGTAAAATCACATACATATGATCAACATCACGTTTTATTACTTTAATCCGGTTTTCTTTCCACGCCCATATTTGAGGCGATATGTAGTAGTGTGTTGCTATTTTCTGCTGTTTTGCCCATTTGGCAATACGAAGATTAAACCCGGGATAATCAATAAAAATAATTGCGTCTGGATTAAAACTTTCAATGTCTTTTTTACAGAAAGAAATATTTTTGAGTATCGTGCGAAGATTAAAAAGAACTTCAACAAATCCCATAAAGGCCAAGTCGCGATAGTGTTTTACCAAAGTACCGCCAACGGCTTCCATTAAATCACCTCCCCAAAACCTGAAAGTTGCTTCAGGATCTTGAGCTTTTAACTCTTTCATTAAATTGGCTCCGTGTAAATCTCCGGATGCCTCGCCTGCTATGAGGTAATATTTCATGAATTATATATTTCTGAAAAATAACATCCTAACAAAAATAAGGTTTAATTGCAACTTTGGATAGCATTGGTATACTTTGGTTTAGTCACGGTGACTCTATAATCTTTACAAAAACTTTGAAATCAATATTAATAAAGCGGCCAAAACGGTTGCCATAACCACTCCCCTAGCTCGATATACTTGATTTTTTTTCAGAAGAATGAAAAATGCACATAAATTTAAAATAGCACCTAATGCTATAATGTTTCCTAAAACATCTTGCTCGATTGCAAATTGAATGGTTTTTTCAAAAGTTTCTTCAGAAAAGAAAAAAATGTATAAATAGCTTCCTGCTAGGTTGGCCACAATACCTATAAAAAAACCAATAAACAATTCTTTTGTTAACTTACTCATCTAGACTCCAACTGTTTAAATCTTTTATAGCGTGATGGGCAGTAAGATCAAACTGTACCGGCACAACTGAAACAAAGCCATTTGCCAGCGCCCATTCATCTGTGTCTTCCCCTTTGTCTTCATTAATAAACTCACCTGTTAACCAATAATATTCTCTACCTAAAGGGTTAACACGTTTATCAAATTGTTCTTCCCAATGTGCATTGGCTTGTCTACAAACTTTTATACCTTTTATTTTTCCTTCGGCCAATTTTGGGAAGTTTACATTTAACACAACCCCTTTAGGTAATCCGTTTTCAAGTGTTTGCTTAGCAATTTTTTTGATAAACTTTTTGGTTGGTTCAAAATCTGCATCTAGAGAGTAATCAAGTAATGAAAAGCCTATGGATGGTATCCCTAATGTACCAGCTTCAACAGCTGCACTCATGGTTCCACTATAAATTACATTAATTGATGAATTACTTCCATGGTTCACACCACTCACGCACAGGTCTGGTTTGCGTTTTAAAATTTCATTTACCGCCAATTTTACACAATCTACAGGAGTTCCGCTACTACTGTATTCTTCTTGTGGTTCATCTTTATGAACTTTTACTGCATCACAATAAAGCGTATCGTTG harbors:
- a CDS encoding type 1 glutamine amidotransferase domain-containing protein; this encodes MKSIIHTTLLVLFSLTIGNAQKQETMKNPKIAMILSSHEQLGNTDKTTGYFLSEVTHAYEVFKEEGYDITFVSPEGGLPPVDGFDLEDPINKKFWEDDAFQEKLKNTYKPSEIKAEEYDVIYYAGGHGTMWDFPNNEELSSIATTIYEKDGIVSAVCHGPSGLVNIKLSNGKYLVDGKNLSVFTNEEEENVGLTEVVPFLLEDKLQSRGATIIKADMWQEKVSVDERLVTGQNPASAGLVAKKVVELIKNN
- the surE gene encoding 5'/3'-nucleotidase SurE; protein product: MTKKKPLILVTNDDGITAPGIRALIEVMNTIGDVCVVAPDSPQSGMGHAITINDTLYCDAVKVHKDEPQEEYSSSGTPVDCVKLAVNEILKRKPDLCVSGVNHGSNSSINVIYSGTMSAAVEAGTLGIPSIGFSLLDYSLDADFEPTKKFIKKIAKQTLENGLPKGVVLNVNFPKLAEGKIKGIKVCRQANAHWEEQFDKRVNPLGREYYWLTGEFINEDKGEDTDEWALANGFVSVVPVQFDLTAHHAIKDLNSWSLDE
- the lpxB gene encoding lipid-A-disaccharide synthase, with the translated sequence MKYYLIAGEASGDLHGANLMKELKAQDPEATFRFWGGDLMEAVGGTLVKHYRDLAFMGFVEVLFNLRTILKNISFCKKDIESFNPDAIIFIDYPGFNLRIAKWAKQQKIATHYYISPQIWAWKENRIKVIKRDVDHMYVILPFEKEFYENKHDFPVHFVGHPLIDEIAQRTQVDPASFKTQHQLDDRPIIALLPGSRKQEISKMLKVMLSVVEDFSEFQFVIAGAPSQDASFYKPFLKKQNVHLLLNKTYDLLSISHAALVTSGTATLETALYKVPQVVCYKGSRISYEIAKRVINLDYISLVNLILDKEAVTELIQTDFTTKRLKEELTNILDDYNRAVLFLDYYDLEQKLGGKGASKKTAQLIIEAL
- a CDS encoding LytTR family DNA-binding domain-containing protein codes for the protein MKALVIDDEELARKRVLGLLNKVPEVEVSGQCSNGKTAISEINTLKPDLIFLDINMKDMNGFEVLQKIQTESKPIVIFVTAYDNYALKAFDVDAFDFLLKPFKDERFFRTIEKVLKISKNEANSNFEKRIIELFNLYKLKSENGINQLKLPVKQGNKTVLLSPENIMYIKASGCYAELFTEEKKYVLRESLTNLHQLLENHSFVRIHRSSIVNIAHVKEIIHSDFSEIDAKMTNDTLVRISKSHKKEFLEKLGI
- a CDS encoding sensor histidine kinase, which codes for MRLSIPNSKYIDVKLVLLLAGFYALFDVVLIVKTIYMQSIGMEKMDVISWKQFLVDNLLFDFIIVVGYMTLIAISTKRFLRKNYSWVKIISTHIVFSLLIGLVIRLLFDFYLILVGKLRFAEYDIEGSMFRFMYVIDLNFLIYFAMVFMIYTYYYVKEVKKAEKKQSKLEVQLVNTRMKMLSSQLQPHFLFNTLNSIAVLTDLDANKAKDTIADLSDFLREILYDNENNRITLKKELRIVDHYINIVKVRFSEQLTITKDIDESLLSKKVPSLLLQPIIENSVKHGYDYNHTDLQVHITISSSKNQLIMVIENDGALLNKKHHLLLKQGVGLSNINDRLHNLYGNDYFFEVRNKENNKGVETVIKIPLQ
- a CDS encoding C40 family peptidase gives rise to the protein MKKFLLILGLAITLISCGSSRSVSKNKNVIGNSSNSKEVVRPNKAQKIVGFAKTFEGTRYKFGGTTKRGMDCSGLIYTSFKNEDILLPRVSRDMAKQGKRISLRDVAEGDLLFFQTSKTHRNINHVGLVVESRRGILKFIHSTTSRGVIISSLDENYWNNAFVEARRIM